A genomic stretch from Calonectris borealis chromosome 6, bCalBor7.hap1.2, whole genome shotgun sequence includes:
- the RPL37A gene encoding large ribosomal subunit protein eL43, whose protein sequence is MAKRTKKVGIVGKYGTRYGASLRKMVKKIEISQHAKYTCSFCGKTKMKRKAVGIWHCGSCMKTVAGGAWTYNTTSAVTVKSAIRRLKELKDQ, encoded by the exons GCTAAGCGCACCAAGAAAGTTGGGATTGTGGGTAAATATGGCACCCGTTACGGTGCGTCCCTTAGGAAAATGGTGAAGAAGATTGAAATTAGCCAGCATGCCAAGTATACCTGCTCCTTCTGTGGCAAG aCCAAAATGAAGAGGAAGGCTGTGGGTATCTGGCACTGTGGCTCCTGCATGAAGACAGTTGCTGGTGGTGCCTGGACTTACAA TACCACCTCTGCAGTGACAGTCAAATCTGCTATCAGAAGACTGAAGGAATTGAAGGACCAGTAG